The following are encoded in a window of Prevotella melaninogenica genomic DNA:
- a CDS encoding alpha-hydroxy-acid oxidizing protein produces the protein MNDNVKSPWPGPAGMIPVTSGKADDANVFNRNYLDSIHVEMRVIDAVEPTLKTIIFGEEFDSPIMMPAFSHLNKVLKDGKKPMLEYARAAKKLNTVNWVGMEPNEEYAEIAAEGARTVRIIKPFADHSIILDEIQFAVKHGAIAVGVDIDHVPGTNGKYDVVDGIPLGPVMRSDLKEYVKAAGSVPFVAKGVLSVQDALKCKEAGCAAIVISHHHGRIPFGVAPVMVLPKIKAALEGSGIAIFVDCGIDTGYDAYKALALGADAVAVGRGILKPLLQQGAEGVEEKVQKMNEQLSELMMYTCVKDIRSFDASVLYI, from the coding sequence ATGAACGATAACGTAAAGAGTCCATGGCCAGGACCAGCGGGAATGATACCCGTAACAAGTGGCAAAGCAGATGATGCAAATGTATTTAACCGCAACTACTTGGATTCTATCCATGTGGAGATGCGTGTTATTGATGCCGTCGAGCCAACATTGAAGACAATAATCTTCGGTGAAGAGTTCGATTCACCAATTATGATGCCTGCCTTCTCGCATCTGAATAAGGTGTTGAAAGACGGCAAGAAACCAATGTTAGAGTATGCACGTGCTGCCAAAAAGCTGAATACAGTCAACTGGGTAGGTATGGAACCTAACGAGGAATATGCCGAAATCGCAGCTGAAGGAGCAAGAACAGTGAGAATCATTAAGCCGTTCGCTGACCATAGTATCATCCTTGATGAGATTCAGTTTGCTGTCAAACACGGTGCGATAGCTGTCGGTGTAGACATTGATCACGTCCCAGGAACAAACGGAAAATATGATGTTGTAGACGGTATTCCACTTGGTCCTGTCATGCGTTCCGACCTCAAAGAATACGTAAAGGCTGCAGGCTCAGTTCCATTCGTTGCCAAAGGTGTACTCTCTGTGCAGGATGCTTTGAAGTGTAAGGAGGCAGGCTGTGCAGCGATTGTAATCTCTCATCACCACGGACGTATTCCTTTCGGTGTTGCTCCCGTGATGGTTCTGCCTAAGATTAAGGCAGCATTGGAGGGAAGTGGCATCGCAATCTTCGTTGACTGTGGCATTGATACAGGCTACGATGCTTATAAAGCACTTGCATTAGGGGCTGATGCGGTTGCTGTGGGCAGAGGAATCCTTAAACCATTACTACAACAAGGAGCAGAAGGAGTTGAGGAGAAGGTACAAAAAATGAACGAACAACTTTCAGAACTGATGATGTACACCTGCGTGAAAGACATTCGTTCATTCGATGCGTCTGTGCTTTATATTTAA
- a CDS encoding rhomboid family intramembrane serine protease, with protein MRNIPIVTKNLLIINILVFIATYVLRGLNIDLNDILGLHFFLASDFRIWQFFTYMFMHGGFTHILMNMFMLWMFGMVVENVWGPRKFLFYYIVCGVGAGLCQELAQYCTYLVEGLAHFDSVRIGTTVLPMNVYLNMMNTVGASGAIYGVLLAFGMLFPEERMFIIPIPIPIKAKWIVMGSIVVELFSAIGTSNDGVAHLAHLGGMLFGFILIRYWKKHPYSGYGDFGMNRGHQFFDRMKNTWEQRGGRDSRNATNGNSESWSNTSQSNNANNRSDWDYNAQKKQQQEEVDRILDKIRKSGYDSLTKDEKQKLFDSSKS; from the coding sequence ATGCGAAATATACCTATTGTAACAAAGAATCTTCTTATTATCAATATTCTGGTGTTTATAGCCACATACGTTTTAAGAGGATTGAATATTGATTTGAATGATATTCTTGGTTTACATTTCTTTTTAGCCTCTGACTTCCGTATCTGGCAGTTCTTCACTTATATGTTCATGCATGGTGGGTTTACCCATATCCTAATGAACATGTTTATGCTGTGGATGTTTGGTATGGTTGTTGAGAATGTATGGGGTCCAAGAAAGTTCCTTTTTTATTACATTGTCTGTGGTGTTGGTGCTGGACTTTGTCAAGAGTTGGCACAATATTGTACGTATCTCGTAGAGGGATTGGCTCATTTTGATTCCGTGAGAATTGGTACTACAGTTCTTCCTATGAATGTTTATCTGAATATGATGAACACTGTTGGTGCCTCTGGAGCCATCTATGGCGTGCTACTTGCTTTCGGAATGCTATTCCCAGAAGAGCGTATGTTCATCATTCCTATCCCTATTCCTATTAAGGCTAAGTGGATTGTTATGGGGTCAATTGTTGTAGAATTGTTCTCTGCGATAGGCACAAGCAATGACGGAGTAGCGCATTTGGCACACTTAGGTGGTATGCTTTTTGGTTTTATTCTTATCCGTTATTGGAAGAAGCATCCATATTCTGGCTATGGAGACTTCGGTATGAATCGGGGGCATCAGTTCTTTGATCGTATGAAGAATACGTGGGAACAACGTGGAGGGCGTGATTCTCGTAATGCTACGAATGGCAACAGTGAGTCTTGGTCGAACACTTCTCAGAGCAATAATGCTAATAATAGAAGTGATTGGGATTACAATGCCCAGAAGAAGCAACAGCAAGAAGAAGTTGATCGCATCCTTGATAAGATTCGTAAGAGTGGTTACGATAGTCTGACAAAAGACGAGAAACAAAAGCTCTTTGATAGTAGTAAAAGTTAA
- a CDS encoding HU family DNA-binding protein: MNKTELIEKIAANAEISKAAAKKALDATTEAIKEALAAGDKVQLVGFGTFATTERPAHEGINPRSKEKIKIAAKKVAKFKAGAELADAVNK; the protein is encoded by the coding sequence ATGAACAAAACAGAATTGATCGAGAAGATTGCAGCTAACGCTGAGATTAGTAAGGCTGCTGCTAAGAAAGCTTTGGATGCTACTACAGAAGCTATTAAGGAAGCACTTGCTGCTGGTGATAAGGTACAGCTCGTAGGTTTTGGTACTTTCGCTACAACTGAGCGCCCAGCTCACGAGGGTATTAATCCAAGATCAAAGGAGAAGATTAAGATTGCTGCTAAGAAGGTTGCTAAGTTCAAGGCTGGTGCTGAGTTGGCAGACGCAGTAAACAAATAA
- a CDS encoding AEC family transporter has protein sequence MKAIEILFPVFFMMFLGWLSHRRGWVTAGQNEGAKSLVFNILFPLLVFHVLVKAELSTNFIYEILFLDAAWILVYLIGKSIAKPISGRYARLAPFLLMTCEGGSVALPLYIALVGAEHAVNIITFDVAGILINFGLVPALVTRQTSKDVAFLPMAKRIITAPFIVAVIVGILVNMSGLYQWLMENELHRIYDGTMDMAMTPIASIILFTLGYGFHLRAAQLKPLLALTVVRLVLCGAIVGAFFLLFPELMAVKIFLVGVLLYFACPTGFPVPLQIESLCKDEDDESFMSAFISIFIVVAMIVYTLITLLLI, from the coding sequence ATGAAAGCTATAGAGATTCTTTTTCCTGTTTTCTTTATGATGTTCCTCGGTTGGTTGAGTCACAGAAGAGGTTGGGTAACAGCAGGACAGAACGAAGGAGCAAAGTCATTGGTATTTAATATTCTTTTCCCACTGCTCGTCTTTCACGTGCTTGTGAAAGCAGAATTATCGACGAATTTCATTTATGAGATTCTCTTTTTAGATGCCGCTTGGATTCTTGTCTATCTGATAGGTAAGAGCATAGCAAAGCCCATCAGCGGTCGTTACGCCCGATTGGCACCTTTCTTACTGATGACATGTGAGGGAGGCAGCGTTGCCCTACCCCTTTATATCGCATTGGTAGGAGCAGAACACGCTGTGAATATCATCACTTTTGACGTTGCTGGTATCCTCATCAACTTTGGACTTGTGCCAGCACTCGTCACGCGCCAAACATCAAAGGATGTGGCTTTCTTGCCTATGGCAAAACGAATTATTACAGCCCCTTTTATCGTTGCCGTTATCGTGGGTATTCTCGTCAATATGTCGGGCTTGTACCAATGGCTTATGGAGAACGAACTTCACAGAATCTATGACGGTACGATGGATATGGCAATGACACCTATTGCGAGCATTATCCTCTTCACGCTCGGCTATGGTTTCCACCTACGGGCAGCACAGCTCAAGCCACTTTTGGCATTGACAGTGGTGCGCCTTGTGCTCTGTGGGGCTATCGTAGGAGCCTTCTTTCTCTTGTTCCCTGAATTGATGGCAGTGAAGATATTCCTCGTTGGCGTACTACTTTACTTTGCTTGTCCAACAGGTTTTCCTGTACCGCTACAGATAGAAAGCCTATGCAAGGATGAGGATGACGAAAGCTTTATGTCGGCTTTCATCTCTATCTTTATCGTGGTAGCGATGATTGTTTACACATTGATTACATTGCTATTGATATAA
- a CDS encoding glycoside hydrolase family 27 protein, translating into MIEQLSKFRKSLLFIAAFLLTSLHMTATNRDSLALTPPMGFMTWNKYKEDINEQLIRQIADKMAADGYAEAGYKYIFIDDAWQGGRDKRNNIIPDPKKFPSGIKALADYVHSKGLLLGIYSDAAQLTCAGYTASYGFEEQDAKTFAEWGIDYLKYDYCHAPSDSAVAHERYKKMADALQNSGRKIALGVCEWGQLNPELWARQAGGSLWRVSYDVRDMWKDIVKQGGMGIIDIIDITEPLYKYAGPGHWLDMDMLVVGLDGKGGPSSDLGGVGCTYTEYQTQMSMWCMFASPLAVSHDILNENAETRRILLNKEIIAINQDALGEAAHRVDFPGACRVYLRNLNGNGQAIAIMNPSDTPQRVQLPLSILGNAKEYNFRDVWEHKTTRQRKAWQATLQPHETKVFTVTTR; encoded by the coding sequence ATGATTGAGCAACTATCTAAATTTCGCAAATCACTTTTGTTTATTGCAGCCTTTTTACTGACATCATTGCACATGACTGCTACCAATCGTGACTCATTAGCACTGACACCTCCAATGGGTTTTATGACCTGGAACAAATATAAGGAGGATATCAACGAACAGCTTATCCGACAAATTGCTGATAAGATGGCGGCTGATGGCTATGCTGAAGCTGGATATAAATACATCTTCATTGATGATGCATGGCAGGGAGGACGCGACAAACGCAATAATATCATACCAGACCCTAAGAAGTTCCCAAGCGGAATAAAGGCACTCGCAGACTATGTTCACTCAAAGGGTTTGCTGCTCGGTATCTACTCTGATGCCGCTCAGCTCACTTGTGCGGGCTACACTGCCAGCTACGGATTTGAGGAACAAGATGCCAAGACCTTTGCTGAATGGGGAATAGACTATCTGAAATACGACTACTGCCACGCACCTTCTGACAGTGCTGTTGCTCACGAACGTTATAAGAAGATGGCTGATGCACTACAGAATTCAGGTCGTAAGATTGCCTTGGGTGTCTGCGAATGGGGACAGCTGAACCCTGAGTTGTGGGCTCGTCAGGCTGGCGGTTCGCTATGGCGTGTGAGCTATGACGTACGTGATATGTGGAAAGATATCGTGAAGCAGGGAGGTATGGGTATCATTGATATCATCGACATTACCGAACCACTTTATAAATACGCAGGACCAGGTCACTGGCTCGACATGGATATGCTCGTCGTTGGACTCGACGGAAAGGGTGGACCATCAAGTGATTTAGGTGGTGTAGGCTGTACTTATACTGAATATCAGACACAGATGTCTATGTGGTGTATGTTCGCTTCACCTTTAGCGGTGAGCCACGACATCTTGAACGAGAACGCTGAAACACGTCGCATCCTCCTCAATAAGGAGATTATTGCCATCAACCAAGACGCCCTTGGCGAGGCAGCTCATAGAGTTGACTTTCCTGGTGCATGTCGTGTGTACCTCAGAAACCTAAACGGAAACGGTCAAGCAATTGCCATCATGAATCCTTCTGACACTCCTCAGCGTGTTCAGTTGCCACTTTCTATCCTCGGCAATGCGAAGGAATACAATTTCAGAGACGTATGGGAGCACAAGACAACACGTCAGCGTAAGGCTTGGCAAGCCACCTTACAACCGCATGAGACAAAGGTCTTTACGGTTACGACACGATAA
- a CDS encoding winged helix-turn-helix domain-containing protein, whose protein sequence is MKPISSVIIFLLLVCSAVWAGFDSYHCAETAIVQDMNQALSKTLAGKREAWITPDTIQSYRQHLQIADLRRRSFVSYALGEDSHSLCSRQMKWQSGGHSLLFQSYADCSFATVWGLSDQRLPFAFLLLSMVWLAASVMYFRRHRAGRLVLGRMVYAASDHSFRDWHGEKIAFTPMQQQLMELFINATDRKLSKAVICETLWPKKPDASETLYTLIRRLKPIVSERCGLKIVADRGDGYRLE, encoded by the coding sequence ATGAAACCTATATCGTCAGTTATCATATTTTTGTTACTCGTTTGCTCGGCAGTATGGGCTGGCTTTGACAGCTATCACTGTGCTGAAACGGCTATTGTGCAGGATATGAATCAGGCTTTGTCGAAGACACTCGCTGGGAAACGTGAGGCGTGGATTACGCCCGATACCATACAAAGTTATCGACAACATTTACAGATAGCCGACCTTAGACGCCGTTCGTTTGTGTCATATGCGTTGGGTGAAGATAGTCATTCGTTGTGCAGTAGGCAGATGAAGTGGCAGTCGGGTGGTCATTCGCTTTTATTCCAAAGTTATGCTGATTGTTCCTTCGCTACGGTTTGGGGGTTGTCAGATCAGCGTTTACCGTTTGCTTTTCTCTTGTTATCAATGGTTTGGTTGGCTGCATCTGTCATGTATTTTCGTCGTCATCGCGCAGGCAGATTGGTGCTGGGTAGGATGGTATATGCTGCTTCTGATCATAGCTTTCGTGACTGGCATGGGGAGAAAATAGCCTTTACACCGATGCAACAGCAACTAATGGAGCTGTTTATCAATGCAACAGATAGGAAACTATCGAAGGCAGTTATCTGTGAAACACTTTGGCCTAAGAAACCCGATGCAAGCGAAACTCTCTATACACTTATCCGTCGTTTGAAGCCTATTGTCAGTGAGCGTTGCGGATTAAAGATTGTGGCTGACAGGGGTGATGGCTACCGATTGGAATAA